A region of Ferviditalea candida DNA encodes the following proteins:
- a CDS encoding rhodanese-like domain-containing protein, protein MGIFSFFRRSDRTNVKVNQISAEQLKQVMQSPRDKIFIDVRTKDEFKANHIRNFNNIPLANLPNHLSKLDKQKEIYVICQSGGRSSSACSLLKKEGFKKIYNVMGGMSAWDRIKNSK, encoded by the coding sequence ATGGGCATTTTTTCGTTTTTTCGCCGATCCGATCGTACGAATGTCAAAGTCAACCAAATTTCTGCGGAGCAATTGAAGCAAGTGATGCAAAGCCCGCGGGACAAAATTTTTATTGATGTCCGCACAAAAGACGAATTTAAAGCGAATCACATCCGCAACTTCAACAATATCCCGCTGGCCAATTTGCCGAACCATTTATCGAAGCTGGATAAGCAGAAGGAAATCTATGTGATCTGCCAAAGCGGAGGCCGAAGCTCTTCCGCCTGCAGCCTGCTTAAAAAAGAGGGCTTCAAAAAAATATATAATGTCATGGGCGGCATGTCGGCTTGGGATCGCATCAAAAACAGCAAATAA
- a CDS encoding methyl-accepting chemotaxis protein yields the protein MKIKMKLLLGYLGVILIFTIGLMVMFMQLKGIEGNIGEMDRRSERSSDVSEVFSIHRQKIIELMEYIIHPDPGFIKKFQEQIAEQEKLLTKIEPKMKTDEQKKSYATIVNANQVLNDAFLKQIVPAVQNGNLNGAKQINDTVIRDQRSVILDAVGKLVNSVNDEFNTAKQEANSRAALSITILFAIIIVSIGASLGIAMFMGAQITGPIRRVQETSERIAKGDLSGEKVKVTSKDEVGALTQAMNTMAENMKGLIGSVAMNANQVAAASQQISASTEEIAGGSTNQAAAAQTMTELFKELSIAINTVAVSAEEAANLSNQAVNIAQEGGQVVHQSINGMKAVNEQISKLEEDSNKIGDIIEVIDDIAEQTNLLALNAAIEAARAGEQGRGFAVVADEVRKLAERAGEATKQITQIIKGMQNNTAHSVKAVVDGLAQSEKTGNAFEKIIAMVNSTSFKVNEIAAASEEQAAQSAEVMNTIETIAAASEESAAAAEETASTSQALAQLADELNQSVSVFKIK from the coding sequence ATGAAAATCAAAATGAAGCTTTTATTGGGTTATTTGGGTGTCATTCTTATTTTTACAATTGGTTTAATGGTTATGTTCATGCAGCTGAAAGGCATTGAGGGAAATATCGGGGAAATGGATAGAAGGTCGGAACGATCCTCTGATGTTAGTGAAGTATTCAGCATTCACAGGCAAAAAATCATCGAATTGATGGAATATATCATTCATCCGGATCCCGGGTTTATTAAAAAATTTCAAGAGCAAATCGCAGAACAGGAAAAGCTGTTGACCAAGATTGAACCGAAAATGAAAACAGACGAGCAAAAGAAATCCTACGCGACCATAGTGAATGCCAATCAAGTGCTGAACGACGCATTCCTGAAGCAAATCGTGCCTGCGGTGCAGAACGGCAATCTCAATGGGGCCAAGCAGATCAATGATACCGTCATTCGAGACCAAAGAAGCGTCATCCTTGATGCTGTCGGTAAATTGGTGAATTCGGTAAATGATGAATTTAACACCGCGAAGCAAGAGGCGAATTCCAGAGCTGCTCTATCGATCACGATATTATTTGCGATCATCATTGTTTCCATCGGGGCCAGCTTGGGAATCGCCATGTTCATGGGAGCCCAAATCACCGGTCCGATCAGAAGAGTCCAGGAGACCAGCGAACGGATCGCCAAAGGAGACTTGAGCGGAGAAAAGGTCAAGGTCACATCCAAAGACGAAGTGGGCGCGCTGACACAGGCAATGAATACGATGGCCGAGAACATGAAGGGGCTGATCGGCTCCGTGGCCATGAATGCCAACCAGGTCGCCGCCGCGTCCCAGCAGATTTCCGCCAGTACTGAGGAGATCGCCGGGGGCAGCACGAATCAGGCGGCGGCAGCGCAGACGATGACGGAATTGTTCAAGGAGCTGTCGATTGCAATCAATACGGTCGCCGTCAGCGCGGAGGAAGCCGCCAATCTTTCGAATCAGGCGGTCAATATTGCGCAGGAAGGCGGACAAGTGGTCCATCAGTCGATTAACGGGATGAAAGCCGTCAATGAGCAAATCTCGAAGCTCGAGGAAGACTCCAACAAAATCGGAGACATTATTGAGGTCATCGACGACATTGCCGAGCAGACGAATCTGCTTGCCCTGAATGCGGCGATCGAAGCGGCCAGGGCGGGAGAACAAGGCAGGGGTTTCGCGGTCGTCGCCGATGAAGTCCGGAAATTGGCGGAACGGGCCGGGGAAGCGACCAAGCAGATCACCCAAATCATTAAAGGCATGCAGAACAATACCGCACATAGCGTGAAGGCGGTCGTTGACGGCTTGGCTCAGTCGGAGAAGACCGGGAATGCGTTTGAGAAGATCATCGCCATGGTCAACAGCACCTCCTTCAAGGTCAATGAAATTGCTGCGGCCAGTGAAGAGCAGGCGGCCCAGTCCGCGGAAGTGATGAACACCATCGAGACGATCGCCGCGGCCAGCGAGGAATCCGCCGCCGCAGCGGAGGAAACGGCCTCGACTTCACAAGCTCTTGCCCAGCTGGCGGACGAGCTGAATCAGTCGGTTTCCGTGTTCAAAATCAAGTAA
- a CDS encoding chemotaxis protein CheW yields MEQYIEFGIAKEKYAIRIEDIQEIIKKQEITEVPNTRPYVKGVINLRGKIVPILSLRHLFGLPEEEYSRSTRVIVVNHVEETVGIIVDYVNKVATYPDIQPPPDRVGSIHGANFTGVGLSETGLVGILKLDQVLVQEKEA; encoded by the coding sequence ATGGAACAATATATCGAATTTGGCATAGCCAAAGAGAAATACGCGATCAGAATCGAAGATATCCAGGAGATTATCAAAAAGCAGGAGATTACCGAGGTCCCCAACACCCGGCCTTATGTCAAAGGGGTCATCAATCTTCGCGGAAAAATCGTGCCTATTCTGAGCTTGCGGCATTTATTCGGGCTGCCGGAAGAAGAATATTCGAGATCCACACGGGTGATTGTCGTCAATCATGTGGAAGAGACGGTAGGGATTATTGTAGATTACGTAAACAAGGTGGCTACCTATCCGGATATTCAGCCTCCTCCGGATCGGGTGGGGAGCATCCATGGAGCCAATTTCACCGGTGTCGGATTATCGGAAACGGGCCTGGTCGGCATATTGAAGCTAGATCAGGTGTTGGTCCAGGAGAAGGAGGCCTGA
- a CDS encoding chemotaxis protein CheW: protein MAELTEYLEVFIEEMEEQLQEMEKEILGLEAGGNSATGVQALFRAAHTLKGSSAAMGIEPVHQLTHEMEFVLDKVRSKQLDVTPALINLLFSCLDHLQQLKQEYLSGEGISTDISSLVREMKTLESAGPKSEEVISEPVSDADISARAAEAERQGLHVYLVHIQLAPECMMKAARAVVIEQNMAEKGKVLQVFPSLQGNDPEDAQFERLQIVWATSLEIPEVQEYILASADVETVHVEDYSSEATSKEKENLQPIVNSQKTQSSIRVNVDRLEHLMNLVGELVIHQTRIHQVEHLLSQRYGDEAVEELEGITDQVSRVIGDLQESVMKIRMLPIEQLFNRFPRMVRDLSQTLHKEVELVIEGKETELDRTLIEEISDPLIHLIRNAVDHGIEAPETRSKLGKHPRGLLKIQAAHEENQVVITIEDDGKGLDPHKLKSSALAKGIIGDEEAAGLTDQQAIQLIFRPGFSTASAVTEVSGRGVGMDIVKNHIEKLNGMIDIETELGKGTRFKIKLPLTLAIITGLLVKLNEQTFILPMSNVAEIVRIPQEQIETIKGQTVVVIRNQVIPLVWLHDSFNIPRPEKQRKMLPVVIVGIAEKRLALMVDELIGNQEIVIKSLGSYLGKVNGILGGTILGDGRVAMILEVSGILKMV from the coding sequence ATGGCCGAGTTGACGGAGTATTTGGAAGTTTTTATTGAAGAGATGGAAGAACAGCTGCAGGAGATGGAAAAAGAAATTCTGGGCTTGGAGGCTGGCGGGAATTCGGCGACGGGAGTTCAGGCTTTATTCCGTGCGGCGCATACGCTGAAGGGCTCCTCTGCAGCCATGGGGATCGAACCGGTTCATCAACTGACGCATGAGATGGAATTTGTGCTGGACAAGGTGCGCAGCAAGCAGTTGGATGTTACTCCTGCACTGATCAATCTGCTGTTTTCATGCTTGGACCATTTGCAGCAGCTAAAGCAAGAATACCTTTCCGGAGAGGGGATATCGACCGATATTTCCTCTTTGGTCCGCGAAATGAAGACGTTGGAAAGCGCCGGGCCAAAGTCGGAAGAGGTCATTAGCGAACCGGTGTCGGATGCGGACATTTCTGCCCGTGCAGCGGAAGCGGAGCGGCAGGGTCTTCACGTGTATCTGGTTCATATCCAGCTGGCTCCGGAGTGTATGATGAAAGCCGCAAGAGCTGTGGTCATTGAACAGAATATGGCGGAGAAAGGAAAGGTGCTGCAGGTCTTTCCCTCCTTGCAGGGCAATGATCCGGAAGATGCCCAATTCGAAAGGCTGCAAATCGTATGGGCCACTTCGCTGGAAATCCCGGAAGTTCAGGAGTATATTCTTGCTTCGGCGGACGTGGAGACGGTGCATGTCGAGGACTATTCAAGCGAAGCGACATCCAAAGAGAAAGAGAATCTTCAGCCGATAGTGAATTCGCAAAAAACGCAATCCTCCATCCGCGTGAATGTGGATCGTCTGGAGCATTTGATGAATTTGGTCGGCGAATTGGTGATTCATCAAACACGCATCCATCAGGTGGAGCATTTGCTCAGCCAGCGTTATGGCGATGAGGCGGTGGAGGAATTGGAAGGGATAACGGATCAAGTTTCGCGAGTGATCGGGGATCTGCAGGAAAGCGTGATGAAGATCCGGATGCTGCCCATCGAACAATTGTTCAATCGGTTTCCGCGGATGGTCAGGGATTTGAGCCAGACGCTGCATAAAGAAGTGGAATTGGTGATCGAAGGCAAAGAAACGGAATTAGACCGCACCTTGATTGAGGAGATCAGCGATCCGTTGATTCATCTTATTCGAAACGCGGTCGATCACGGGATTGAAGCGCCGGAAACGAGAAGCAAGTTGGGCAAACATCCGAGGGGGCTGCTGAAGATTCAAGCCGCCCACGAGGAGAATCAGGTGGTCATTACAATTGAGGATGACGGAAAGGGTTTGGATCCGCATAAGCTCAAAAGCTCGGCGCTCGCCAAGGGAATCATTGGGGATGAAGAGGCTGCCGGCTTGACTGATCAGCAGGCGATTCAATTGATTTTTCGTCCCGGATTTTCCACGGCGTCCGCAGTAACTGAAGTATCCGGGCGCGGGGTCGGGATGGATATTGTCAAGAATCATATCGAGAAATTAAACGGAATGATCGATATTGAGACGGAGCTCGGGAAAGGAACGCGGTTCAAGATCAAGCTGCCGTTAACGCTGGCGATTATTACAGGCTTGCTAGTCAAATTAAATGAACAAACCTTCATTCTGCCGATGAGCAATGTCGCGGAAATTGTGCGCATTCCGCAGGAGCAGATCGAGACGATCAAGGGACAAACGGTGGTCGTGATCCGGAATCAGGTGATTCCGTTGGTATGGCTTCACGATTCCTTCAACATTCCCCGGCCGGAAAAGCAGCGCAAAATGCTTCCGGTGGTCATTGTGGGGATTGCGGAAAAACGGCTGGCCTTGATGGTGGACGAGCTGATCGGGAATCAGGAGATCGTGATCAAGTCGCTGGGGTCCTACTTGGGCAAGGTGAACGGAATTCTCGGAGGAACCATCCTGGGAGACGGGCGCGTCGCGATGATTCTGGAAGTATCGGGAATTCTCAAGATGGTATGA
- a CDS encoding methyl-accepting chemotaxis protein, whose protein sequence is MKSIKTKIMVLVSLILISVLLIQGMMSLYMTKSEIEKQVKGTMSLQANQISQLLNGMEYNTKLLKEQMMSGYDNSIKNQMDVVISILNYYYNKSKNQGLSEAQAQQEAIALLRELKYGKNGYFWMDNTNYKLLLLPPTPEKEGMDRENLTDQTGNKFIKQMVDGAMKSDDSFVNYYFPKPDDPSKAYPKRGHTRLFKPWQWVPGTGNYIDNIDNEMKKYEEAMNADFQKKIMELSVNGSVSVVSAEGTILHNTNKELVGQKIKVKDTRTGEDVIQKIISTKDDFIQYSTQDPESGQIQDFIAYVKFEPEYNRYIAVAKDKDFIFAGTDAITKQFIMLLIAATLLTLLVVYWFAHRFTKPIATATDILQRVASGDLRVDELKVKNKDEIGTLVNHLNQMVQNLRALIGTIMASAQNVAAASQQISASTEEIAGSSTNQAAATQTMTELFKELSIAINTVAVSAEEAANLSNQAVNIAQEGGQVVHQSINGMKAVNEQISKLEEDSNKIGDIIEVIGDIAEQTNLLALNAAIEAARAGEQGRGFAVVADEVRKLAERAGEATKQITQIIKGMQSNTSQSVKAVVDGVAKSEKTGEAFERIIAMVNDTSFKVNEIAAAGEEQAAQSTEVMNTIGTIAAASEESAAAAEETASTSQSLAHLADELNQSVSVFKIK, encoded by the coding sequence ATGAAAAGCATTAAAACCAAAATTATGGTTTTGGTTTCTCTTATTTTGATTTCGGTTTTATTGATTCAAGGAATGATGAGCTTGTACATGACGAAGAGCGAAATCGAGAAACAGGTGAAAGGCACGATGTCGCTGCAAGCCAATCAAATCTCGCAATTGCTCAACGGGATGGAATATAATACGAAGCTTTTGAAGGAACAAATGATGTCGGGTTACGACAATAGCATTAAAAATCAAATGGATGTTGTGATAAGCATTTTAAACTACTACTATAACAAATCGAAAAACCAAGGATTATCGGAAGCGCAAGCCCAACAAGAAGCTATTGCCCTGCTGCGCGAATTAAAATACGGGAAAAACGGATACTTTTGGATGGACAATACGAACTATAAGCTTCTGCTGCTTCCTCCCACACCTGAAAAAGAAGGGATGGACAGGGAAAATCTTACCGATCAAACCGGCAATAAATTTATCAAGCAAATGGTAGACGGCGCGATGAAAAGCGACGACAGCTTTGTGAATTATTATTTTCCAAAACCGGATGATCCGTCGAAAGCCTACCCCAAAAGAGGTCATACCCGTCTGTTTAAACCATGGCAGTGGGTTCCGGGTACAGGAAATTACATCGATAACATTGACAATGAGATGAAGAAATACGAGGAGGCGATGAATGCCGACTTTCAAAAAAAGATCATGGAGCTTAGTGTGAACGGATCCGTTTCGGTTGTGAGCGCAGAAGGGACAATTCTTCACAATACGAATAAAGAGCTGGTCGGACAAAAAATCAAGGTCAAGGATACTCGAACGGGCGAAGACGTCATTCAAAAAATCATCTCCACGAAAGATGATTTTATACAATACAGCACACAAGATCCGGAATCCGGCCAAATTCAGGATTTCATCGCCTACGTTAAATTCGAACCGGAATACAATAGATATATTGCCGTTGCAAAGGATAAAGATTTTATCTTTGCGGGAACGGATGCAATAACCAAGCAATTCATTATGCTTCTTATCGCGGCGACTTTGCTCACTTTATTGGTCGTTTATTGGTTTGCCCACAGATTTACAAAACCTATTGCAACCGCAACGGATATATTGCAGCGTGTCGCTTCAGGGGACCTTCGGGTAGATGAGCTAAAGGTAAAAAATAAGGATGAGATCGGCACACTTGTAAATCATCTTAATCAGATGGTTCAAAATTTGCGGGCGCTCATAGGGACGATAATGGCATCTGCGCAAAATGTTGCTGCGGCGTCCCAGCAAATATCCGCCAGCACGGAGGAAATTGCCGGCAGCAGCACGAACCAGGCGGCAGCAACTCAAACGATGACGGAATTGTTCAAGGAGCTTTCGATTGCGATCAATACGGTCGCCGTCAGCGCGGAGGAAGCCGCCAATCTGTCGAATCAGGCGGTCAATATCGCACAGGAAGGCGGACAAGTGGTTCATCAGTCCATTAACGGAATGAAAGCGGTCAATGAGCAAATTTCAAAGCTTGAGGAAGACTCCAACAAAATCGGGGACATCATCGAAGTTATCGGCGACATTGCCGAGCAGACGAATCTGCTCGCTCTGAATGCGGCGATTGAAGCGGCCAGGGCCGGCGAACAAGGCAGGGGCTTCGCCGTTGTGGCCGATGAAGTCCGGAAATTGGCGGAACGGGCAGGGGAAGCCACCAAGCAGATCACCCAAATCATCAAAGGCATGCAGAGCAATACTTCACAAAGCGTGAAGGCGGTCGTAGACGGCGTAGCCAAATCGGAGAAAACCGGGGAGGCCTTTGAGAGGATCATTGCCATGGTCAATGATACCTCCTTCAAGGTCAATGAAATCGCTGCAGCCGGTGAAGAGCAGGCGGCTCAGTCCACGGAAGTGATGAACACCATCGGGACGATCGCCGCGGCCAGCGAAGAATCCGCCGCTGCAGCAGAGGAAACGGCCTCGACTTCACAATCTCTTGCCCATCTGGCGGACGAGCTGAATCAGTCGGTTTCCGTGTTCAAAATCAAGTAA
- a CDS encoding lysophospholipid acyltransferase family protein: protein MAYSAVKVLLTLTLKIEMVHQEKLPASGGYVLAATHKGWLDVLCMGRLIEPRPIHYMAKKELFEKPLIRALLTRINAFPVNRENPGPSAIKLPVQLLRKDQIVGIFPAGTRGGESQQLKMGAVTIAFKAGVPIVPVRYEGPPKIRLSFFFRKAKVRMVVGDPIVASDSEDKEAKEQRDEMMERLNQFLGS from the coding sequence GTGGCATACAGTGCCGTCAAGGTGCTGCTGACCTTGACGCTGAAAATTGAAATGGTTCATCAGGAGAAACTGCCCGCTTCAGGAGGCTATGTGCTCGCGGCTACACATAAGGGCTGGCTGGACGTATTATGCATGGGGCGATTGATCGAGCCGCGTCCGATTCATTACATGGCCAAGAAGGAATTGTTCGAAAAGCCGCTGATCAGGGCCCTTTTAACCCGCATCAACGCGTTTCCGGTCAATCGTGAGAATCCCGGACCCAGCGCAATTAAACTTCCGGTTCAATTGCTTCGGAAGGATCAAATCGTGGGAATTTTCCCGGCCGGGACCCGTGGCGGGGAAAGCCAGCAGCTCAAAATGGGGGCGGTCACAATTGCTTTCAAAGCGGGTGTCCCGATTGTCCCCGTCAGGTATGAAGGACCGCCCAAAATTCGCCTGAGCTTTTTCTTTCGCAAAGCAAAGGTTCGAATGGTTGTAGGCGATCCGATTGTTGCCTCCGATTCTGAAGATAAAGAGGCAAAGGAGCAGAGGGACGAAATGATGGAGCGGTTGAATCAGTTTTTGGGATCCTGA
- a CDS encoding cold-shock protein yields METGTVKWFNAEKGFGFIEVEGGKDVFVHFSAIQGEGFKTLDEGQRVQFNVVQGNRGPQAENVVKL; encoded by the coding sequence ATGGAAACAGGTACTGTAAAATGGTTTAATGCGGAAAAAGGGTTCGGTTTCATTGAAGTTGAAGGCGGCAAAGACGTATTCGTTCACTTCAGCGCCATTCAAGGCGAAGGCTTCAAAACCCTTGACGAAGGTCAACGTGTTCAATTCAATGTTGTTCAAGGAAATCGCGGTCCTCAAGCTGAAAATGTCGTGAAACTGTAA
- a CDS encoding 3D domain-containing protein, whose translation MRNKLVLTVCLTLVAASCLSFPAYARFIVDDHIYYCKPINSSGPSKSNVSFVEQAKLQLTEAQSSHPEQRYTVAAGDTLYRIAMNYGTTVDQLMSANGIDDPRLLQVGQILRLPSGKRETPVQTASQEQQRNFLKVIHATLTAYTAGVESTGKTPSHPEYGITFSGTRAREGRTIAVDPSIIPLGSTVYIEGIGIRRAEDTGSAIKGARVDVFMNDVKQALRFGVKKNAKVYVLSVPDKRTAS comes from the coding sequence ATGAGGAACAAACTTGTTCTGACGGTCTGCCTTACTTTGGTCGCCGCAAGTTGCCTATCGTTTCCCGCCTATGCCCGTTTTATCGTGGATGACCATATCTATTATTGCAAACCTATCAATTCTTCCGGTCCAAGCAAAAGTAACGTTTCCTTTGTGGAACAGGCTAAACTGCAATTAACCGAAGCGCAATCATCCCATCCTGAGCAGCGATATACGGTTGCAGCCGGAGATACGTTATACCGGATTGCGATGAATTACGGAACTACGGTGGATCAATTGATGTCAGCGAACGGCATCGACGATCCAAGACTTCTGCAAGTGGGACAAATCCTGAGGCTTCCGTCCGGCAAGCGCGAGACTCCGGTACAAACGGCAAGTCAAGAGCAGCAGAGGAATTTTCTCAAGGTGATCCATGCAACCTTGACCGCATATACCGCCGGGGTCGAATCCACCGGCAAAACGCCATCGCATCCCGAGTACGGAATTACCTTCAGCGGTACGAGGGCCCGGGAGGGACGGACCATTGCGGTCGATCCGTCGATCATTCCGTTAGGCTCCACGGTATACATCGAGGGGATCGGTATCCGCAGGGCGGAGGACACCGGATCCGCGATAAAGGGCGCGCGCGTGGACGTCTTTATGAACGACGTCAAACAAGCGCTTAGATTCGGAGTTAAAAAGAACGCGAAAGTCTATGTATTGTCCGTCCCCGACAAGCGAACCGCAAGCTGA